The Octadecabacter arcticus 238 genome contains a region encoding:
- the purM gene encoding phosphoribosylformylglycinamidine cyclo-ligase, translated as MTTTGKNGLTYADAGVDIDAGNTLVEQIKPAAKRTKRSGVMAGLGGFGAMFDLKGAGFKDPILVAATDGVGTKLRIAIDTGNVDGVGIDLVAMCVNDLVCQGAEPLFFLDYFATGKLELDQATRIINGIAKGCEMSGCALIGGETAEMPGMYPEGDFDLAGFSVGAMERGADLPRGVAEGDVLFGLASNGVHSNGYSLVRKIVELSGIGWADASPFSDGTLGEALLAPTTLYVKGAVAAISEPDMVHAFAHITGGGLTENLPRVLPDGLGADINLDAWDLLAVFKWLADQGGLDQAEMLKTFNCGIGMVVAIAPNKVDAARGAFEGAGHDVYEIGKVAAGEGVRYTGKLL; from the coding sequence ATGACAACGACGGGTAAGAATGGTCTGACATATGCAGACGCAGGCGTCGATATCGACGCAGGTAACACGTTGGTAGAGCAGATTAAACCTGCCGCCAAGCGCACAAAACGATCGGGCGTTATGGCTGGATTAGGTGGCTTTGGTGCGATGTTTGATCTCAAAGGGGCAGGGTTCAAAGACCCCATTCTGGTTGCGGCCACGGATGGTGTTGGCACCAAGCTGCGCATCGCCATTGATACTGGAAACGTTGACGGCGTCGGCATTGATCTGGTTGCCATGTGCGTTAATGATCTGGTCTGCCAAGGCGCTGAACCGTTGTTTTTTTTAGACTATTTCGCGACTGGCAAACTGGAATTGGACCAGGCAACGCGCATCATTAACGGCATCGCCAAGGGCTGCGAAATGTCGGGATGCGCGCTGATAGGGGGTGAAACCGCGGAAATGCCGGGGATGTACCCTGAGGGTGATTTCGACCTAGCGGGCTTTAGTGTTGGTGCGATGGAACGTGGTGCAGACTTGCCGCGCGGCGTGGCTGAAGGCGATGTCTTGTTTGGCCTTGCGTCCAACGGCGTACATTCCAATGGCTATAGCCTCGTGCGCAAGATCGTCGAACTGTCTGGTATTGGGTGGGCTGATGCCAGCCCGTTTAGCGACGGCACACTGGGCGAAGCATTGCTTGCGCCGACAACGCTGTATGTCAAAGGCGCGGTCGCGGCGATTTCTGAACCCGACATGGTCCACGCCTTTGCACACATTACTGGCGGCGGTTTGACCGAAAACCTGCCACGGGTTCTGCCCGACGGCTTGGGAGCCGATATTAATCTGGATGCTTGGGATCTTCTGGCTGTGTTCAAGTGGTTGGCGGATCAGGGCGGCCTGGATCAGGCCGAAATGCTCAAGACCTTTAATTGCGGCATAGGCATGGTTGTGGCGATTGCGCCTAACAAAGTTGACGCGGCGCGCGGCGCGTTCGAAGGGGCCGGGCACGACGTCTATGAAATCGGCAAGGTCGCTGCGGGTGAGGGCGTTCGCTACACTGGCAAACTTCTGTGA
- the purN gene encoding phosphoribosylglycinamide formyltransferase — MTKRVAILISGGGSNMVALANSMVGDHPARPVLVLSNNTEAGGLAKARDLGIATAVVDSREFNNDRNAFEDVLHATLERFSPDIICLAGFMRILTNGFTARYSGRMLNMHPSLLPKYKGLHTHARALQAGDGEHGCSVHEVTAALDDGPILGQARIVVLPADTPESLATRLLPCEHELYPAVLRRFAAQDRRALHLPITRSIP; from the coding sequence GTGACCAAACGCGTCGCCATCCTGATTTCCGGGGGTGGGTCGAACATGGTGGCCCTTGCCAACAGCATGGTGGGCGATCATCCGGCGCGTCCTGTTTTGGTTCTGTCAAATAATACTGAAGCGGGTGGTCTTGCCAAGGCACGTGACCTTGGAATTGCGACTGCTGTTGTAGATAGTCGAGAATTTAACAATGATCGTAATGCATTCGAGGACGTTCTTCATGCAACGCTTGAACGTTTTTCACCGGATATTATTTGTCTGGCAGGTTTCATGCGCATCCTGACCAATGGCTTCACAGCCCGCTATTCGGGTCGGATGCTTAACATGCACCCATCGCTTTTGCCAAAATACAAAGGGCTGCACACCCACGCCCGCGCCCTGCAAGCGGGTGACGGCGAACACGGGTGTAGCGTGCATGAAGTGACCGCAGCACTTGATGATGGGCCTATCCTTGGCCAAGCGCGGATCGTGGTTCTGCCTGCAGACACGCCCGAATCTTTGGCGACGCGTTTATTGCCGTGTGAACACGAACTCTACCCAGCTGTCTTGCGGCGGTTTGCTGCCCAAGATCGCCGCGCCCTGCACCTTCCCATCACCCGATCAATCCCCTAG
- the rnd gene encoding ribonuclease D — protein MKTITTTAELATYCAQAAKYPYVTVDTEFLRERTYYSKLCLIQLAYMGEGGDDAVLVDPLAEGLDLAPLYELFKDENVVKVFHAARQDLEIFFVDQGIIPKPLFDTQVAAMVCGFGEQAGYETLVRKIAKDNVDKSSRFTDWSRRPLTDAQKTYALADVTHLRVIYENLSAELEKSGRKKWVAEEMAVLNDPATYQADPDNAWKRVKTRTSSGKFLSIVRELARFRELHAKNRNIPRNRVFKDDALVEIASTKPTSEDDLGRSRLLLREARRGDIATGILAAVQAGLNTKPKDAPRIDASREKLQVNPALADMLRVLVKSAADNEGVAQKLIANSADLDAIAGGLRDVAALSGWRKEVFGADALRLCDGKIGLAVKGEKVVTFTL, from the coding sequence ATGAAGACCATCACAACAACAGCCGAGCTTGCGACGTATTGCGCCCAGGCCGCGAAATATCCCTACGTGACCGTGGACACCGAATTCCTGCGCGAACGGACGTATTATTCAAAGCTTTGTCTCATTCAGCTGGCCTATATGGGCGAGGGTGGCGATGATGCGGTGCTGGTGGACCCATTGGCGGAAGGCCTTGATTTGGCACCGCTGTATGAGCTGTTCAAAGACGAAAACGTGGTGAAAGTCTTTCATGCTGCACGCCAAGACCTCGAAATTTTCTTTGTGGATCAGGGCATTATACCAAAGCCGCTGTTTGATACACAGGTTGCAGCGATGGTGTGTGGATTTGGCGAACAAGCTGGCTATGAGACCTTGGTGCGAAAAATCGCCAAAGATAACGTTGATAAATCATCCCGATTTACCGACTGGTCGCGCCGCCCTTTGACGGATGCACAAAAGACCTATGCGCTGGCCGACGTGACCCATTTACGGGTGATTTATGAGAATCTGTCAGCCGAGCTCGAAAAATCTGGCCGGAAAAAGTGGGTGGCCGAAGAAATGGCAGTTCTGAACGATCCAGCGACCTATCAGGCGGACCCTGATAACGCATGGAAACGTGTTAAAACGCGGACAAGTTCGGGAAAATTCTTGTCAATCGTTCGTGAATTGGCCCGATTCCGCGAGCTTCATGCAAAAAACCGAAATATCCCGCGTAACCGTGTGTTCAAGGATGACGCGCTGGTTGAAATCGCGTCAACCAAACCAACGTCCGAAGACGATCTCGGGCGGTCCAGATTGCTGTTGCGCGAAGCGCGGCGCGGCGACATTGCGACCGGTATTTTGGCGGCTGTACAGGCAGGTCTGAACACCAAACCCAAGGACGCACCGCGCATCGACGCGAGCCGTGAAAAGCTACAGGTGAACCCGGCGCTGGCGGATATGTTGCGCGTTTTGGTGAAATCGGCGGCGGACAATGAAGGTGTTGCACAAAAGCTGATCGCAAACAGCGCCGATTTGGATGCTATCGCGGGCGGATTGCGCGATGTTGCAGCCCTTAGCGGGTGGCGCAAAGAAGTGTTCGGCGCGGATGCGTTGCGGCTGTGTGACGGCAAAATTGGCTTGGCGGTAAAGGGCGAAAAGGTTGTGACCTTTACGCTGTGA
- a CDS encoding SufE family protein: MATQAFEDIAETFEFLDDWEDRYAHVIDMGREMAPLDDAFKVPATKVDGCASQVWLVPKVDDGVFTFEGASDAMIVSGLIAILHALYNDLSVADVAAVDARAEFERLGLNDHLSAQRSNGLRAMIERIRSVTA, translated from the coding sequence ATGGCCACGCAAGCATTTGAAGATATCGCCGAAACATTCGAGTTCTTGGACGATTGGGAAGACAGATACGCCCATGTTATCGACATGGGCCGGGAGATGGCGCCGTTGGACGATGCGTTCAAAGTGCCCGCGACCAAAGTGGATGGCTGCGCGTCACAGGTTTGGCTGGTGCCAAAGGTCGACGATGGCGTGTTCACATTCGAAGGTGCGAGTGATGCGATGATCGTCAGCGGTTTGATCGCGATTTTGCACGCCTTGTACAACGATTTATCAGTGGCCGATGTCGCAGCCGTGGATGCACGCGCTGAGTTTGAGCGGCTGGGGTTGAACGATCACCTCTCTGCGCAGCGATCCAACGGTTTGCGTGCGATGATTGAACGGATCAGATCGGTTACGGCGTAA
- a CDS encoding DUF1638 domain-containing protein: MDDATLTTDGLAPKGQGRILLLACGALAREILDLIKANGWSHMDLHCLPAILHVHPDQIPDAVEKAVLKHRDAYDDVFVVYADCGTGGMLQRLCDRLGVEMVQGPHCYSFFEGNDAFGAQDEIYSFYLTDFLVRQFDAFVVKPLGLDRHPELRDMYFGNYKSLVYQAQTDDPALTELAKQHAERLGLTFERRLTGYGDLATALAAKA, from the coding sequence ATGGATGACGCGACCCTCACCACCGACGGACTCGCGCCCAAGGGACAGGGCCGCATCCTTTTGTTGGCGTGCGGCGCACTGGCGCGCGAAATCCTCGATCTGATAAAGGCAAACGGCTGGTCGCATATGGATTTGCACTGCCTCCCCGCGATTTTGCACGTGCACCCCGACCAAATCCCCGACGCCGTAGAAAAGGCCGTCCTGAAACATCGCGATGCCTATGACGACGTGTTCGTAGTCTATGCCGATTGCGGCACTGGGGGCATGTTGCAACGACTTTGCGACAGGCTCGGCGTCGAAATGGTGCAAGGCCCGCACTGCTATTCATTCTTTGAGGGCAACGACGCTTTCGGTGCGCAAGACGAAATCTACAGCTTCTACCTGACCGATTTTCTGGTGCGCCAATTTGATGCTTTTGTGGTCAAACCATTGGGGTTGGATCGCCACCCAGAACTGCGTGACATGTATTTCGGCAACTACAAGTCACTGGTCTATCAGGCCCAAACCGATGATCCCGCCTTGACCGAATTGGCCAAACAACATGCAGAGCGCCTCGGCCTCACGTTTGAACGCCGCCTCACGGGCTACGGCGATCTAGCAACGGCACTGGCCGCGAAGGCCTGA
- a CDS encoding glutathione S-transferase family protein has protein sequence MLTLYAPQGTVAVAAHVALEEAGLPYTIHWISIIQGEQRSPEFLAINPKGRLPALLTEYGHLTETPAILDYIADISDKFMQSDPFQKARARELISFLAATVHVNHAHGPRAARWSDDPAAHVSMAAKVTETMADSCSVIEAVLPNAGWFLGSYCIADIHLYAVYRWFEGDGVAIANYPKLAAHFAAMKARPAVAKVAALHG, from the coding sequence ATGTTGACGCTTTATGCACCCCAAGGCACCGTCGCGGTTGCGGCGCATGTGGCCTTGGAAGAGGCCGGCCTGCCCTACACGATCCACTGGATCAGCATTATTCAGGGGGAGCAGCGCAGCCCCGAATTTCTGGCTATAAACCCCAAAGGCCGCCTCCCCGCGTTACTGACCGAATATGGCCACCTCACCGAAACGCCCGCAATTCTCGATTATATCGCTGATATATCGGATAAATTTATGCAATCTGATCCATTTCAAAAAGCGCGCGCGCGTGAATTGATCAGCTTCCTTGCCGCGACAGTGCACGTTAACCACGCCCATGGTCCACGCGCTGCCCGCTGGTCTGACGATCCGGCTGCCCACGTATCCATGGCCGCGAAAGTGACAGAAACCATGGCCGACAGCTGTAGCGTTATCGAGGCCGTTTTGCCAAACGCGGGTTGGTTCCTTGGCAGTTATTGCATCGCTGACATCCATCTTTACGCCGTTTACCGCTGGTTTGAGGGGGACGGCGTGGCCATTGCCAACTACCCCAAACTCGCAGCGCATTTTGCAGCCATGAAAGCGCGCCCTGCCGTGGCCAAAGTCGCAGCACTCCATGGATGA
- a CDS encoding corrinoid protein, protein MSDDQGDIILSELNDDDLVAQMFDDLYDGLKEEIEEAVNILLARKWTPYDILTKALVGGMTIVGHDFRDGILFVPEVLLAANAMKGGMFILKPLLAETGAPRVGKMVIGTVKGDIHDIGKNLVSMMMEGAGFEVVDLGINNAVEGYLEAIAAEEPDILGMSALLTTTMPYMKVVIDTMIEQGIRDDLIVLVGGAPLNEEFGKAIGADAYCRDAAVAVETAKAFMARKHNQGATA, encoded by the coding sequence ATGTCCGACGATCAAGGCGACATCATTCTAAGCGAACTGAACGACGACGATCTCGTCGCGCAAATGTTCGACGACCTCTACGATGGCTTGAAAGAAGAAATCGAAGAAGCCGTGAACATCCTGCTGGCACGCAAATGGACCCCCTACGACATCCTGACCAAGGCGCTTGTCGGCGGCATGACGATTGTGGGCCACGATTTCCGCGATGGCATCTTGTTTGTGCCAGAGGTCTTGCTGGCCGCCAACGCCATGAAGGGCGGGATGTTCATCCTTAAACCGCTGCTGGCCGAAACCGGCGCGCCGCGTGTGGGAAAAATGGTCATCGGCACGGTCAAAGGCGACATCCATGACATCGGAAAGAACCTTGTGTCGATGATGATGGAAGGCGCCGGATTCGAGGTCGTGGACCTTGGCATCAACAATGCCGTCGAAGGCTACCTTGAGGCGATTGCGGCTGAGGAACCCGACATTTTAGGCATGTCTGCCCTGCTCACCACGACGATGCCTTATATGAAGGTGGTGATCGACACGATGATCGAACAGGGCATCCGCGACGATCTGATCGTGCTGGTCGGCGGCGCACCGTTGAACGAAGAATTCGGCAAGGCCATCGGCGCAGACGCCTATTGCCGCGACGCCGCCGTTGCCGTTGAAACCGCAAAGGCGTTTATGGCCCGCAAGCACAACCAAGGCGCAACCGCCTAA
- the bmt gene encoding betaine--homocysteine S-methyltransferase, translated as MSTTQPHIQQNALSDLLATRDWLLADGATGTTLFNMGLQSGDAPEFWNFEHRDRITALYKGAVDAGSDIFLTNTFGGNASRLKLHNGEGKVHEINKVAAEIAREVADKSGRKVVVAGSVGPTGEIMTPMGSLTHDRAVEMFHEQAEGLKAGGADVLWCETISAGEEFKAAAEAFALADMPWCGTMSFDTAGRTMMGLTSAELVKLVGKLPNPPIAFGANCGVGASDLLRTVLGFGAAGPEQPIIAKGNAGIPKYVEGHIHYDGTPDLMADYACLARDSGATIIGGCCGTTPDHLRAMRAALESRPEADAPTLEAIVAGLGGFSSVSDGTDSAGPVRAPRRGRKRS; from the coding sequence ATGTCGACCACACAGCCTCATATCCAGCAAAATGCCCTGTCTGACCTGCTTGCAACCCGTGATTGGCTGCTTGCTGATGGTGCAACGGGCACGACATTATTCAACATGGGGCTGCAATCGGGCGACGCGCCTGAGTTCTGGAACTTTGAACATCGCGACCGGATTACGGCGCTCTATAAGGGCGCGGTCGACGCTGGTTCCGATATCTTCCTCACCAATACTTTCGGTGGAAATGCATCGCGTCTAAAGCTCCATAATGGTGAAGGTAAAGTGCATGAAATCAACAAAGTGGCTGCTGAAATCGCGCGTGAAGTTGCTGATAAATCTGGCCGCAAGGTGGTCGTTGCCGGGTCCGTCGGCCCAACCGGTGAGATTATGACCCCGATGGGGTCCCTGACCCACGACCGCGCAGTCGAGATGTTTCACGAGCAGGCCGAAGGCCTGAAAGCAGGGGGCGCAGACGTTTTGTGGTGTGAGACAATTTCCGCAGGCGAAGAATTCAAAGCCGCCGCGGAAGCCTTTGCCTTGGCCGACATGCCATGGTGCGGCACCATGAGCTTTGACACTGCAGGGCGCACGATGATGGGCCTGACCAGCGCAGAATTGGTGAAACTGGTCGGAAAACTGCCCAATCCGCCGATTGCGTTTGGCGCAAACTGCGGCGTTGGCGCGTCTGATCTGTTGCGAACCGTTCTGGGTTTCGGGGCCGCCGGACCAGAACAACCCATCATTGCCAAAGGCAATGCCGGCATTCCGAAATACGTAGAAGGTCACATCCACTACGACGGCACACCGGACCTGATGGCCGATTACGCCTGCCTTGCCCGCGACAGCGGGGCCACAATCATCGGCGGCTGCTGTGGTACGACGCCGGATCATTTGCGTGCCATGCGAGCAGCACTGGAATCCCGCCCTGAGGCGGATGCCCCCACACTAGAAGCCATTGTAGCCGGACTAGGCGGATTTTCATCGGTGTCAGACGGTACAGACAGCGCAGGACCAGTGCGTGCACCTCGACGCGGACGCAAACGCAGCTAA
- a CDS encoding DUF1476 domain-containing protein, protein MSGFDDRENAFENKFAHDADMQFKAEARRNKLVGLWAAGLMGKEGDDALAYAKEVIKADFEEAGHEDVYRKLFKDVGHLSDEATTRAKMAECMAQAKGQLIKEV, encoded by the coding sequence ATGTCCGGTTTTGATGATCGTGAGAACGCATTCGAAAACAAATTCGCCCATGACGCAGACATGCAATTCAAGGCAGAGGCCCGCCGAAATAAGCTTGTTGGCCTGTGGGCTGCCGGTTTGATGGGCAAAGAAGGCGACGACGCCTTGGCCTACGCCAAAGAAGTTATCAAAGCCGACTTTGAAGAAGCGGGCCACGAAGACGTCTACCGCAAGCTGTTCAAAGATGTGGGCCATCTATCTGATGAGGCCACGACCCGCGCGAAAATGGCGGAATGCATGGCGCAGGCCAAAGGCCAATTGATCAAAGAGGTTTAA
- the purC gene encoding phosphoribosylaminoimidazolesuccinocarboxamide synthase yields the protein MARRKLVYEGKAKILYEGTEPGTLVQYFKDDATAFNAQKKGIIDGKGVLNNRLSEFFMLGLARIGVPTHFIRRLNMREQLIRQVEIIPLEVIVRNFAAGTMAKRLGMEEGTPLPRPIVEFSYKDDALGDPLVPEEYIIAFGWASQQDLDDIIALALRVNDFMAGVMHGVGIKLIDFKIEVGRVWDNDFMRLIVADEISPDSCRLWDIESGRKLDKDVFRQDLGDLADAYTEVAKRLGVLPSNATHMPKPTLIN from the coding sequence ATGGCACGTCGTAAACTGGTGTATGAAGGCAAGGCAAAGATCCTTTATGAGGGTACAGAGCCGGGGACGCTTGTTCAGTATTTCAAGGACGACGCGACTGCGTTTAACGCCCAAAAGAAAGGAATCATCGACGGCAAGGGTGTGTTGAACAACCGCCTGTCGGAATTCTTTATGTTGGGGCTGGCGCGCATCGGTGTGCCGACGCATTTCATTCGCCGCCTGAACATGCGCGAACAGCTTATCCGTCAGGTTGAGATTATCCCGCTCGAAGTGATTGTGCGCAATTTTGCTGCCGGAACCATGGCCAAGCGGTTGGGCATGGAAGAAGGCACACCGCTGCCGCGTCCGATCGTCGAATTTTCCTATAAAGACGACGCGCTTGGCGATCCGTTGGTACCAGAAGAATACATCATCGCCTTTGGCTGGGCGTCCCAGCAGGACCTTGATGACATTATTGCGTTGGCGTTGCGGGTTAACGATTTCATGGCAGGGGTCATGCACGGCGTCGGAATCAAGCTGATCGATTTCAAAATCGAAGTTGGCCGCGTTTGGGACAATGATTTCATGCGCTTGATTGTGGCTGATGAAATCAGCCCTGACAGCTGCCGTTTGTGGGATATCGAATCTGGTCGCAAGCTGGACAAAGACGTGTTCCGCCAAGATTTAGGTGATTTGGCGGATGCATACACCGAGGTCGCCAAGCGGCTTGGCGTTTTGCCGTCGAATGCGACGCATATGCCAAAACCAACACTCATTAACTAA
- the purS gene encoding phosphoribosylformylglycinamidine synthase subunit PurS, which translates to MKARVHVMLKEGVLDPQGAAVKHALGALGFEGVNGVRQGKVIELDLADGTTEAQVGEMCEKLLANMVIESYRIDLL; encoded by the coding sequence ATGAAAGCCCGCGTGCACGTGATGTTGAAGGAGGGCGTTTTGGACCCACAGGGCGCTGCGGTGAAACACGCACTTGGCGCGCTCGGGTTTGAGGGCGTCAATGGCGTGCGTCAAGGAAAAGTGATCGAACTTGATCTCGCCGATGGCACAACCGAGGCCCAAGTCGGTGAGATGTGTGAAAAGCTGCTCGCCAATATGGTCATCGAGAGCTACCGGATCGACCTTCTATGA
- the purQ gene encoding phosphoribosylformylglycinamidine synthase subunit PurQ: MKAAVIQFPGSNCDRDMAVALEKSGADVQVVWHKDAVLPSGVDLVAIPGGFSFGDYLRCGAIAANSPICRAVVDHANAGGYVLGVCNGFQILTETGLLPGALLRNAALKYICRTVGLKIETANSAYTESYSTGSEIGVPIAHHDGNYFADDATIARLTGDDRVAFTYTDNPNGSRADIAGILSQNRRVLGMMPHPERAFEDAHGNTDGQRLFAGLMAQLTSA, from the coding sequence ATGAAGGCGGCAGTGATCCAGTTTCCCGGATCCAACTGCGACCGGGATATGGCCGTAGCGTTGGAAAAATCCGGCGCGGACGTGCAGGTCGTTTGGCATAAGGATGCGGTGCTGCCATCGGGCGTTGATCTGGTCGCAATCCCCGGTGGATTTTCGTTTGGTGATTATCTGCGCTGCGGCGCGATTGCCGCCAATTCGCCGATTTGCCGCGCGGTTGTCGATCACGCCAATGCCGGTGGATACGTCTTAGGTGTTTGTAATGGCTTCCAAATTTTGACTGAAACAGGGTTGTTGCCTGGTGCATTGTTGCGCAATGCGGCGCTGAAATACATCTGCCGCACGGTGGGTCTGAAGATCGAAACCGCCAATTCTGCCTATACCGAAAGCTATAGTACAGGCAGCGAAATCGGTGTTCCGATTGCACATCACGACGGCAATTATTTCGCCGATGATGCCACGATTGCGCGACTTACGGGCGATGATCGCGTGGCGTTTACCTATACCGATAACCCAAACGGCAGCCGTGCGGATATTGCAGGGATTTTGTCGCAGAACCGCCGCGTTCTTGGGATGATGCCGCACCCTGAACGTGCGTTTGAAGACGCCCACGGAAACACCGACGGCCAGCGCCTTTTCGCCGGTTTGATGGCGCAGTTGACGTCTGCCTGA
- a CDS encoding ATP-binding protein yields the protein MLHVLVHHLRRRRLSAVWWTRILVIALVTLGCVVVVTSNRLLTERFTERTRGAADVRLALYSANLISELQRNSIVPQLLARDPALIGALNSGDFAQSSARLLSFVDEIGAASLVLMDTDGRIVAATNRERLGENQRSQSSFVDALRSNVTVFTVDERDEGGFSFTYSRRVDDSSLGVGVVSVEVDLAKLERSWAGISDAVMVLDSEGRAILATEPRWRGRLEADALDLLEPQTAIERTLRGTPDWSALPIDAYLRGDGVMRQELRVQFQGWRIVSFTTFQSVRERVNSIIALEIMGFAILLAGLFWILSRRSNVAARMFQLESAELRQLNRRLQREIAERKKAEKDLEVAEQTVAQTSKLAALGEMSAAVSHELNQPLAAMKTYLAGARLLIARERPDEAVVAVQRIDGLIERMAAITKQLKSYARKGKDSLEPVDIKDAVLSSLSMMEPQLRQRQVIITRTLPDQPVMIYGDRMRLEQVIINLLRNALDATKMALEPSVEILLVQGDVARLSVRDNGSGIEDLDELFEPFYTTKQAGDGTGLGLAISSGIVNDFGGRLTARNSDKGGAVFEVELPILGADLDQNIEAAE from the coding sequence TTGCTACATGTTTTGGTGCATCATTTGAGACGGCGCCGCCTTTCGGCAGTCTGGTGGACGCGCATCCTGGTGATCGCGCTTGTTACACTTGGCTGCGTGGTCGTCGTTACATCTAACCGGCTTTTGACTGAACGCTTTACCGAACGCACGCGCGGCGCGGCGGATGTGCGGCTGGCGCTGTATTCCGCCAATCTGATCAGTGAACTCCAGCGAAATTCCATTGTGCCGCAACTGTTGGCACGCGACCCCGCTTTGATTGGTGCGCTGAATTCCGGCGACTTCGCCCAATCCTCGGCGCGGCTGTTGTCGTTCGTGGATGAGATTGGCGCCGCATCTTTGGTTTTGATGGACACGGATGGGCGCATCGTGGCGGCAACCAACCGCGAACGGCTTGGTGAAAACCAACGCAGTCAGAGTTCATTCGTGGACGCGCTGCGATCCAATGTGACCGTCTTCACGGTTGATGAACGTGACGAGGGCGGTTTTTCATTCACCTATTCGCGTCGCGTAGATGACAGCAGTCTGGGCGTTGGTGTTGTGTCGGTCGAAGTGGACCTTGCAAAGCTTGAGCGGTCTTGGGCGGGCATTTCGGATGCTGTCATGGTGCTGGATAGTGAAGGACGCGCGATTTTGGCAACCGAGCCGCGCTGGCGGGGCCGCTTGGAAGCAGACGCGCTGGACCTGCTTGAACCGCAAACGGCCATTGAACGCACGCTTCGTGGCACGCCCGATTGGTCCGCGTTGCCGATTGACGCGTATCTTCGTGGTGACGGTGTGATGCGCCAAGAACTACGCGTGCAGTTCCAAGGCTGGCGCATAGTTAGTTTCACGACGTTTCAGTCTGTTCGCGAGCGGGTAAATTCAATCATCGCGTTGGAAATCATGGGCTTCGCTATACTGCTGGCGGGATTATTCTGGATATTGTCGCGCAGATCAAATGTTGCCGCGCGGATGTTTCAGTTGGAATCGGCGGAGCTTCGCCAGTTGAACCGACGTTTGCAGCGGGAAATTGCCGAACGCAAGAAGGCCGAAAAGGACCTTGAGGTTGCCGAACAGACCGTCGCGCAGACGTCCAAGTTGGCCGCACTGGGTGAGATGTCGGCGGCTGTTTCCCATGAGCTGAACCAACCGCTTGCAGCGATGAAAACCTACCTTGCGGGGGCGCGGCTTTTGATTGCGCGCGAACGCCCTGATGAAGCCGTTGTTGCCGTGCAGCGCATCGACGGTTTGATCGAAAGGATGGCGGCAATTACCAAGCAGTTGAAATCCTACGCCCGCAAAGGCAAAGACAGTCTTGAACCCGTTGATATTAAGGACGCGGTGCTATCGTCGCTGTCGATGATGGAACCACAATTACGCCAGCGGCAGGTTATCATTACACGCACTTTACCAGATCAGCCGGTGATGATTTACGGCGATCGGATGCGGCTAGAACAGGTCATTATCAACCTGTTGCGCAACGCATTGGATGCGACAAAAATGGCCCTTGAACCGAGCGTTGAAATCTTGCTTGTGCAGGGTGACGTGGCGCGCCTGTCAGTGCGCGATAACGGGTCGGGGATTGAGGACCTAGATGAGTTGTTTGAGCCGTTTTATACCACCAAGCAGGCGGGGGACGGCACCGGGCTGGGCCTTGCTATATCATCTGGCATCGTAAACGACTTCGGGGGACGCCTCACTGCGCGCAATTCCGACAAGGGTGGGGCTGTATTTGAAGTTGAACTGCCTATTTTAGGCGCAGACCTAGATCAAAACATAGAAGCAGCGGAGTAG